AATGTTATTTTGGATTTTACTAAAAAAGATATTGAAGAGGAAATTTATAGTCCAGAAGGAAGTATTAGATCTCAACAAGTTATTGAAAATACATCAAATGCTTCAGGGCTTGGAAATAATACAGGTGGAATTGCAGGAGCTGATAATAATATTCAACCACCACAACAGCTAAATGATGGAAGTAAACTATCTTCAAATAGTGAAAGTTCTAATACTGTTACAAACTATGAAATTTCAAGAAAACTAATATCTCAAAAAGATGGGAATTTTACAAATATTCGAAGAATTTCAGCTTCTGTTACTTTTGATTCAGGTGTTTTAAAAGATCATCCAGATAAAGCTGAATTTTTAGCATCCTTAGAATCATTATCTGCTGATGCTATTGGATATGATAAAGGAAGAGGCGATACAATTACTGTTAAAGATTTTAAATTTGTAGGAGTTAAATCTTTTAATGAAAAAGGTGAGCTTGTAGATGATTTTGGAAATGTAGTTGGTGGAAGTGGTTATTTACAAGGTATGAGTATAAAAAGTATTCTAGATGAGTATAAAGATTATATTCAATATTTAGTAGTTGCTCTTTTACTCTTTATCTTTTACAGAAAATTTATAGCAAGCAGTGATATGGTAATTTTAGGTGAACCTAAGAAAAAAGAGATGGGTGTTGATGATGAAGATTTGGTAAAAGATATGTTGGCTGGACTTGATGATGTGCTAGATCAAAATACAGCTCATGGAAGATTAAAAACCAAAGTAAAAAGTCAAATTTTAAATAATATTGATGGACTTGATGAAGAATCAGCAGCTAAATATGAAGTATTTATTGAAGAGCTTGATAGAGAGATAAATAACAATCCAGCTGATATTGCAAGAATGATTGAATT
Above is a genomic segment from Aliarcobacter cryaerophilus containing:
- the fliF gene encoding flagellar basal-body MS-ring/collar protein FliF; protein product: MDQLLKFINNLNKAQRIAIVGGFAFLLLLIIGFLIYSNIKAEDKKLSYTIASNLTQADVMRATEELESAGVPFIVTGTGSNLTLKTSKEFINIAKIKLVTSEASTNKHVGWEIFEKSSIGTTNFENKVKYLRALEGELSRSLESLSGVLKADVKIAIPKETIFTEKKSDTTASAVLTLKQGIFLTQKQLDGIKNFIASAVPDLKQENIQLIDQDGNLLEVSAEDMNTQRSTVQTKFKDKIEEDYEQKIISLLEPVVGAGRVMAKVNVILDFTKKDIEEEIYSPEGSIRSQQVIENTSNASGLGNNTGGIAGADNNIQPPQQLNDGSKLSSNSESSNTVTNYEISRKLISQKDGNFTNIRRISASVTFDSGVLKDHPDKAEFLASLESLSADAIGYDKGRGDTITVKDFKFVGVKSFNEKGELVDDFGNVVGGSGYLQGMSIKSILDEYKDYIQYLVVALLLFIFYRKFIASSDMVILGEPKKKEMGVDDEDLVKDMLAGLDDVLDQNTAHGRLKTKVKSQILNNIDGLDEESAAKYEVFIEELDREINNNPADIARMIELLLSEGNVNFK